Proteins encoded in a region of the Suncus etruscus isolate mSunEtr1 chromosome 1, mSunEtr1.pri.cur, whole genome shotgun sequence genome:
- the GSTP1 gene encoding LOW QUALITY PROTEIN: glutathione S-transferase P (The sequence of the model RefSeq protein was modified relative to this genomic sequence to represent the inferred CDS: inserted 4 bases in 2 codons; deleted 4 bases in 2 codons) produces MPPYTIIYFPVRGCQPXMLLADQGQSWKEEIAGREYWLQDLLKAFYLYRQLLKLQDRDHLTLYQSNALRCHLGHSLGLYWKNPREATLMDMAKDGIEDLHCNYANLIYTYCKAGKVDCMKKLSRHLKLSETLLARTXGGPGLLVGDQISFAEYNLLNLMLIHQTLEPGCLDELPLLILHAYKTLLNTSPRSNPSRPEHHQG; encoded by the exons ATGCCACCCTACACCATCATCTACTTCCCTGTCAGAGGGTGTCAGCC CATGCTGCTGGCTGACCAAGGCCAGAGCTGGAAGGAGGAGATAGCTGGCAGGGAGTACTGGCTGCAGGACCTGCTCAAGGCCTTCTACCTGTATCGGCAGCTCCTCAAATTGCAGGACAGAGAC CACCTCACACTGTACCAGTCCAATGCCCTCAGGTGCCACCTAGGCCACTCCCTGGGGCTGTACTGGAAGAACCCTCGCGAGGCCACCCTGATGGACATGGCAAAGGATGGCATAGAGGAC CTTCACTGCAACTATGCCAACCTCATCTACACCTACTGCAAGGCGGGCAAGGTCGACTGTATGAAGAAACTATCCAGGCACCTGAAGCTATCTGAGACTCTGCTGGCCAGAAC AGGGGGGCCAGGCCTTCTGGTGGGCGACCAGATCTCCTTTGCTGAATACAACCTGCTGAACCTGATGCTGATCCACCAGACTCTGGAGCCCGGCTGCCTGGATGAGCTGCCCCTGCTCATCCTACATGCCTACAAAACCCTACTCAACACCAGCCCAAGATCAAACCCTTctaggcctgagcaccaccaagggtga